In Romboutsia lituseburensis, a genomic segment contains:
- a CDS encoding DUF2975 domain-containing protein — protein MNKKYAENILDKIVLIGIALTVILLLFTPLGITAIFKSSFGIVGSKMPINISIGIYICAIPYLIALVYLKKLCSLIAKKDPFSASIPVYLKRISICAFSEVLIFNIVQFGLYYLFDMYFYALTIAPSVIISFVALAIGFLSIVLSKLFEMAIEIKDENDKTI, from the coding sequence ATGAATAAAAAGTATGCTGAAAATATTTTAGACAAAATTGTTTTAATTGGAATTGCGCTAACTGTTATATTGCTTTTATTTACTCCATTAGGAATAACAGCTATATTTAAAAGTTCATTTGGGATAGTTGGGAGTAAAATGCCAATTAACATATCCATAGGTATATATATATGCGCTATACCATATCTAATAGCTTTAGTGTATTTAAAGAAGTTATGTAGTTTGATAGCTAAAAAAGATCCATTTTCAGCTAGTATACCTGTATATTTAAAAAGAATATCAATATGTGCTTTTAGTGAAGTTTTAATATTTAATATAGTTCAATTTGGATTATATTACTTATTTGATATGTATTTTTATGCATTAACTATAGCACCATCTGTTATAATATCTTTTGTAGCATTAGCTATAGGATTTTTAAGTATAGTTCTAAGCAAGTTATTTGAAATGGCAATAGAAATAAAAGATGAGAATGATAAAACAATATAA
- the pduL gene encoding phosphate propanoyltransferase, which translates to MKLPIALSNKHVHLSQADIETLFGAGHELTHFKPLSQPGQYACEEKVDLVGPKGTIKGVRVLGPARPSTQVEISLADGFTLGVKAPIKESGDIAGTPGVKLVGPAGEVELSEGVIVASRHIHMSLDDAAKFGVADKQIVKVRTFGPRAVVFENVLVRANANFALEMHVDVEEGNAAGVRNGEEVELIAE; encoded by the coding sequence ATGAAATTACCAATAGCATTATCAAATAAACACGTTCATTTAAGTCAAGCTGATATAGAAACATTATTCGGAGCTGGACATGAGTTAACTCATTTCAAGCCATTATCTCAACCAGGTCAATACGCTTGTGAAGAAAAAGTTGATTTAGTAGGGCCAAAAGGAACTATAAAAGGTGTTAGAGTTTTAGGACCAGCTAGACCAAGTACACAAGTAGAAATATCTTTAGCAGATGGATTTACTTTAGGTGTTAAAGCTCCAATAAAAGAATCTGGAGATATAGCGGGTACTCCTGGTGTTAAATTAGTAGGGCCAGCTGGAGAAGTTGAGTTATCAGAAGGTGTAATAGTTGCATCTAGACATATACATATGAGCCTTGATGATGCAGCTAAGTTCGGTGTAGCTGATAAGCAAATAGTAAAAGTGAGAACTTTCGGACCAAGAGCTGTAGTATTTGAAAATGTATTAGTTAGAGCTAATGCAAACTTTGCTTTAGAAATGCACGTTGACGTTGAAGAAGGAAACGCTGCAGGTGTTAGAAATGGTGAAGAAGTAGAATTAATAGCTGAATAA
- the aroB gene encoding 3-dehydroquinate synthase, with protein sequence MEKIINSVCNIVIDNDFASFKEAICYFNEGVKLNDLDICKVYDKVLIITDSNLYIKQADKLVKSINTKYIHEYVVKPGEESKSLKVYEDIMNYCIKIGLTRKSLIIALGGGVVGDLAGFIASTYMRGIDVVQAPTSLLAQVDSSIGGKTGINLGNVKNIIGSFYQPKFTYINISSLKTLPQPEFISGMAEVIKYALIYDYDFLDYLIDNHKFIISRDERCLYNIVKKCARIKAEVVEKDEKEGGLRRILNFGHTFGHGVEKLCKISHGEAVNIGMNMAFKLAINDGLINENYYKKFIEVSKIYHLPLGFIVPENESFLAKDVLELMKSDKKNSFGKINLILPTDLGKVEVVNDIDEVKILNVIRECHNA encoded by the coding sequence ATGGAAAAAATAATAAATTCAGTTTGTAATATTGTGATAGATAATGACTTTGCATCTTTTAAAGAAGCAATTTGTTATTTTAACGAAGGTGTAAAATTAAATGACTTAGATATATGCAAAGTATATGATAAAGTGTTAATAATAACTGATTCAAATTTATATATTAAGCAAGCTGATAAACTTGTAAAATCTATAAACACAAAGTACATTCATGAATATGTTGTAAAACCAGGTGAAGAATCTAAATCTTTAAAAGTATATGAAGATATAATGAATTATTGTATAAAAATAGGCTTAACTAGAAAATCATTAATTATAGCTCTTGGTGGCGGGGTAGTTGGAGATTTAGCAGGATTTATTGCATCAACTTACATGAGAGGTATAGATGTTGTACAGGCTCCTACAAGTTTATTAGCGCAAGTTGATTCATCTATAGGTGGCAAAACAGGAATTAATTTAGGCAATGTAAAAAATATAATAGGATCATTTTATCAACCTAAGTTTACATATATAAATATATCTTCGCTAAAAACTTTACCACAGCCTGAATTTATAAGTGGAATGGCTGAAGTAATAAAATATGCTTTAATTTATGATTATGACTTTTTAGATTATTTAATTGATAATCATAAATTTATAATAAGTAGAGATGAAAGATGTTTATACAATATAGTAAAAAAATGTGCAAGAATAAAAGCTGAGGTAGTAGAAAAAGATGAAAAAGAAGGTGGCCTTAGAAGAATACTAAATTTCGGTCACACTTTCGGTCATGGAGTAGAAAAACTTTGCAAAATAAGTCATGGAGAAGCTGTCAATATTGGAATGAACATGGCATTTAAATTAGCTATTAATGATGGATTAATAAATGAAAACTATTATAAAAAATTCATAGAAGTATCAAAGATATATCACCTTCCGTTAGGGTTTATAGTACCTGAAAATGAAAGCTTTTTAGCAAAAGATGTACTAGAACTAATGAAGAGCGATAAAAAAAATAGTTTTGGAAAAATTAATTTAATACTTCCTACGGATTTAGGTAAAGTAGAAGTAGTTAATGATATAGATGAAGTTAAAATACTAAACGTAATAAGGGAGTGTCATAATGCTTAG
- the aroA gene encoding 3-phosphoshikimate 1-carboxyvinyltransferase, whose protein sequence is MLRGSFELIGDKSISHRAIMFSSISKGKNKISNFLMGQDCLSTIDCFRKMGVEIEINDKDVFVKGNGLYGLKKPSDILDVGNSGTTIRLISGILAGNNFEATLVGDESIAKRPMKRVTDPLRLMGCNIEGNNDANYTPITIYGGNLKAIDYKMQVASAQVKSALILASLYADGKSVIHEKVKSRNHTEIMLRSFGADISVEDLSITINPVSELFSQDINVAGDISSAAFIIVGALISEGSEVIIKNVGLNKTRTGILDVVKNMNGDIEILNERFVSGELVGDLLIRYSPNLTSTTIDKDIIPRLIDEIPVISILATQAEGTTIIKDAKELKVKESNRIKVMVDNLKLMGADIEELEDGMIIKGKTKLKGTNIETFKDHRIAMSFSIAGLISDGCVSLDDEECINVSFPGYFDLLNKLSK, encoded by the coding sequence ATGCTTAGAGGGAGTTTTGAACTGATAGGAGATAAATCTATATCTCATAGAGCTATAATGTTCTCATCAATTTCAAAAGGAAAAAATAAAATTAGTAATTTTTTAATGGGACAAGATTGTTTAAGTACTATAGATTGTTTTAGAAAAATGGGCGTAGAAATAGAAATAAACGATAAAGATGTATTTGTAAAAGGAAATGGTCTTTATGGATTAAAGAAGCCAAGCGATATATTAGATGTAGGAAATTCCGGGACTACTATAAGGTTAATAAGTGGAATATTAGCAGGTAATAATTTTGAAGCTACTTTAGTAGGAGATGAATCTATAGCTAAAAGACCTATGAAAAGAGTAACAGATCCACTTAGGCTCATGGGGTGTAATATTGAAGGAAATAATGATGCAAACTATACACCTATAACAATATATGGAGGGAATTTAAAAGCCATAGATTATAAAATGCAAGTAGCTTCAGCTCAAGTTAAATCAGCATTAATACTTGCAAGTCTTTATGCTGATGGTAAAAGTGTTATTCATGAAAAAGTAAAAAGTAGAAATCATACAGAAATAATGCTTAGGTCTTTTGGAGCTGATATATCAGTAGAAGATTTAAGTATAACTATAAATCCGGTTAGTGAATTATTTAGCCAAGATATAAATGTAGCAGGTGATATATCTTCAGCCGCATTTATAATAGTAGGGGCTTTAATAAGTGAAGGATCAGAGGTTATTATAAAAAATGTAGGGCTAAATAAAACAAGAACTGGGATACTCGACGTAGTAAAAAATATGAATGGAGATATAGAAATACTAAATGAGCGATTTGTTAGTGGAGAGCTAGTAGGAGATTTATTGATAAGATATAGTCCAAATTTAACCTCAACTACAATTGATAAAGATATAATTCCAAGACTTATTGATGAAATTCCAGTAATATCGATTTTAGCTACACAAGCTGAAGGAACTACAATTATTAAAGATGCTAAGGAATTAAAAGTTAAAGAAAGTAACAGAATAAAAGTAATGGTAGATAATTTGAAGCTAATGGGTGCAGATATAGAAGAACTAGAAGACGGAATGATTATAAAAGGAAAAACTAAATTAAAAGGAACGAATATAGAAACATTTAAAGATCATAGAATAGCTATGTCATTTTCTATTGCTGGATTAATCAGTGATGGATGTGTGAGCTTAGATGATGAAGAATGTATAAATGTATCATTCCCAGGATATTTTGATTTATTAAATAAATTATCAAAATAA
- a CDS encoding helix-turn-helix domain-containing protein — translation MEKALTYHHKCHMNNRCAKYNTCPMILFHKLVSGKWKILILWYLSSGCLRFSEIKRKLPDVTQKMLTNQLRSLEEDGLVHREVFPVIPPKVEYSLTEMGQKMIPLLEQMYNFGIEYGESLKQSK, via the coding sequence ATGGAAAAAGCTTTGACTTATCATCATAAATGTCATATGAATAATCGTTGTGCTAAATACAATACTTGTCCAATGATTTTATTTCATAAATTAGTTTCAGGTAAGTGGAAAATTTTAATCCTTTGGTATTTAAGTAGTGGGTGCCTTAGGTTTAGCGAAATAAAAAGGAAGTTACCTGATGTAACTCAGAAAATGTTGACTAATCAACTCAGAAGTCTTGAGGAAGATGGATTAGTTCATAGAGAAGTTTTTCCTGTAATACCTCCAAAAGTTGAATACAGCTTAACTGAGATGGGTCAAAAAATGATCCCTTTACTGGAACAAATGTACAATTTTGGTATCGAATATGGAGAATCACTTAAACAATCTAAATAG
- a CDS encoding helix-turn-helix domain-containing protein, with amino-acid sequence MAIIVNLDVMMAKRKMSSTELSQKLGITMANLSILKNNKAKAIRFSTLNQICNILQCQPGDILEYVDDENEDN; translated from the coding sequence ATGGCTATTATAGTAAATTTAGATGTCATGATGGCAAAAAGAAAGATGAGCTCAACTGAATTATCTCAAAAACTAGGAATTACAATGGCAAATCTTTCTATATTAAAAAATAATAAAGCCAAAGCTATTAGATTTTCTACTTTAAATCAAATATGTAACATATTACAATGTCAACCTGGAGATATATTAGAATATGTAGATGATGAAAATGAGGATAATTAG
- a CDS encoding DUF3298 and DUF4163 domain-containing protein, producing the protein MNEKETLKKVIDENLMKKEAIRQRVLYSCQNQSIKENKKSKFLNINKKLILIPASLCVLFTIAVNTNSVFAQAMLEIPIIKQFAKVVTFSEYTSNNDSNIIHVKVPNIEETGNTKVENRINTLLNERIDKLAEEAKADAANFMKNYTGGKIDKIKIDFDYEVKSSNKDILSFIVKKKVENPTLKYEGSSDVTFYNYNIDIKTGEEITLESMLGQDYKNIINKQVKGQIEERCKTDEILASYYEKFYKSKNNIDFIYEGQPFYINENGNVVMVFYEYFVAPFSYGIQEFEIQE; encoded by the coding sequence ATGAATGAAAAAGAAACTCTTAAAAAGGTTATAGATGAAAATTTAATGAAAAAAGAAGCAATAAGACAAAGAGTTTTATACTCATGTCAAAATCAAAGTATTAAAGAAAATAAGAAAAGTAAATTTTTAAATATAAATAAAAAACTAATATTAATACCTGCATCATTATGCGTTTTATTTACTATTGCAGTTAATACTAATAGTGTTTTTGCTCAAGCTATGTTAGAAATACCTATAATCAAACAGTTTGCTAAAGTTGTAACGTTTTCTGAATATACAAGTAATAATGATTCTAATATTATACATGTTAAAGTACCTAATATAGAAGAAACCGGAAATACTAAGGTTGAAAATAGAATAAATACATTACTAAATGAGAGAATCGATAAATTAGCAGAGGAAGCTAAGGCAGATGCAGCAAACTTTATGAAAAATTATACAGGTGGAAAAATTGATAAAATAAAAATTGACTTTGATTATGAAGTGAAATCATCAAATAAAGATATATTATCATTTATTGTTAAGAAAAAAGTAGAAAATCCAACTTTAAAATACGAAGGTTCATCTGATGTAACTTTTTATAATTATAATATTGATATAAAAACAGGAGAAGAAATAACTTTAGAATCTATGTTAGGGCAAGATTATAAAAATATTATTAATAAACAGGTAAAAGGACAAATAGAAGAAAGATGTAAAACTGATGAAATTCTAGCATCATATTATGAAAAATTTTACAAATCTAAAAATAATATAGATTTTATATATGAAGGTCAGCCGTTTTATATAAATGAAAATGGAAATGTAGTTATGGTATTTTATGAATACTTTGTAGCCCCTTTTTCATATGGAATACAAGAATTTGAAATACAAGAATAA
- a CDS encoding flavodoxin family protein has protein sequence MHPEILIINASPRKNKNCFKITNEVNNVLIESDITSHIFNIYDMDIDYCTACGFCDKTGYCRIKDDMTPMYEMFDKAKGVIVISPVHFDCISAKLKTVVDRTQAIYASKYVLNKSSIDRNKRRIGMYIAVGGSQDYETQFMGGQTVMDFFFKSVNNKLLYNLHLNNTDKVEYEENIEFRKKLRQNLKHYIKDINSTVSE, from the coding sequence ATGCATCCAGAGATTTTAATAATAAATGCAAGTCCTAGAAAAAATAAAAACTGTTTTAAAATTACAAATGAGGTAAATAATGTACTAATAGAAAGTGATATAACAAGTCACATATTTAATATATATGATATGGATATAGATTATTGTACTGCTTGTGGATTTTGTGATAAAACAGGATACTGTAGAATAAAAGATGATATGACACCTATGTATGAAATGTTTGATAAAGCAAAAGGTGTTATAGTTATCAGTCCAGTACATTTTGATTGTATTTCTGCAAAATTAAAGACCGTAGTTGATAGAACACAAGCTATATATGCCAGTAAATATGTATTAAATAAATCATCTATAGATAGAAATAAAAGGCGTATAGGAATGTATATTGCCGTAGGAGGATCTCAAGATTATGAGACTCAATTTATGGGTGGACAAACAGTAATGGATTTCTTTTTTAAAAGTGTAAATAATAAGTTACTTTATAATCTGCATTTAAATAATACTGATAAAGTAGAATATGAAGAAAATATAGAATTTAGAAAAAAACTAAGACAAAACTTAAAACATTATATAAAAGATATAAATAGTACTGTTTCAGAATAG
- a CDS encoding sigma-70 family RNA polymerase sigma factor, translating to MKNESVEDVFNKIYDETYHKCVVYVTCKCKNTEDIPDILQDIYTELYNILLKKGTDYIKNIQAYVLKIARSKVYDHYSLYDKFKDIIPLFSKNKEEEEYITIDVNIDTFNNKLESNTIYKDSLNEIWNYLQTRSQGVQKAFYLFYYSDMKICDIAKELGENESTIKNRIYRTTNEIREKFGKDVDVT from the coding sequence ATGAAAAATGAATCGGTAGAAGATGTTTTCAATAAAATTTATGATGAAACTTATCATAAATGTGTAGTTTATGTGACCTGCAAATGCAAAAACACAGAAGACATCCCGGATATATTACAGGATATATATACAGAGTTATATAATATATTATTGAAAAAAGGAACTGATTATATAAAAAATATTCAAGCTTATGTATTAAAAATAGCTAGGTCTAAGGTCTATGATCATTATTCTTTATATGATAAATTTAAAGATATTATACCTTTGTTTAGTAAAAATAAAGAAGAAGAAGAGTATATAACTATAGATGTAAATATTGATACATTTAATAATAAATTAGAATCGAATACAATTTATAAAGATAGCTTAAATGAAATATGGAATTATCTCCAAACCAGATCACAAGGTGTTCAAAAGGCATTTTATTTATTTTATTATTCTGATATGAAAATTTGTGATATAGCAAAAGAGCTTGGAGAGAATGAATCAACTATAAAAAATAGAATTTATAGAACAACCAATGAAATTAGAGAAAAATTTGGAAAGGATGTGGATGTTACATGA
- the aroC gene encoding chorismate synthase, protein MLRYLTSGESHGQSLISILDGVPANIELNIDEINNELKKRQGGYGRGARMKIEQDKINILGGVRGKKTLGGPISIEVKNKDYENWSKYMNPMEDIDLDSKKVSNVRPGHADLVGCLKYDFEDARNVLERSSARETASRVAVGAICKQVLKNFDIEFISHVIQIGNVSDKNIYDFEYIKKHVDSSEVRCVNKSLEEKIIKEIDNVKKDGDTLGGIIEIRVKNVIPGLGSYTQFDKKIDGELAMHLMGTQAIKGVEIGIGFDVSKSVGSKVMDEIYYNENTGIKRATNRLGGIEGGMTTGEEIVIRCAMKPIPTLYKPLNSISINTLKGYTASIERSDNCAVPACSIVCENVVAFVICKYFLDKIGGDNLVDLKANYNSYIKRLGERGWKK, encoded by the coding sequence ATGCTAAGATATCTGACTAGTGGAGAATCACATGGACAAAGTTTAATATCAATATTAGATGGGGTTCCAGCTAATATTGAACTTAATATAGATGAAATAAACAATGAGCTTAAAAAAAGACAAGGTGGATATGGCCGAGGGGCTAGAATGAAAATAGAACAAGATAAAATAAATATATTAGGAGGAGTAAGAGGAAAGAAAACATTAGGTGGTCCAATATCTATAGAAGTAAAAAATAAAGATTATGAAAATTGGTCTAAATATATGAATCCAATGGAAGATATAGATTTAGATAGCAAAAAAGTAAGCAATGTAAGACCGGGTCATGCAGACTTAGTTGGGTGCTTGAAGTACGATTTTGAAGATGCTAGAAATGTTTTAGAGCGATCTAGTGCAAGAGAGACAGCAAGTAGAGTAGCAGTTGGAGCTATTTGCAAACAAGTCCTTAAAAATTTTGATATAGAATTTATATCTCATGTTATACAAATAGGAAATGTAAGTGATAAAAATATATATGATTTTGAATATATAAAAAAACATGTAGATAGTAGTGAAGTTAGATGCGTAAATAAAAGTTTAGAAGAGAAAATTATAAAAGAAATTGATAATGTAAAAAAAGATGGAGATACTTTAGGTGGAATTATAGAAATAAGAGTAAAAAATGTTATTCCAGGTTTAGGATCATATACCCAATTTGATAAAAAAATTGATGGAGAATTAGCAATGCATCTTATGGGTACGCAGGCTATTAAGGGAGTAGAAATAGGTATTGGATTTGATGTATCTAAAAGTGTAGGATCAAAAGTTATGGATGAAATTTATTACAATGAAAATACGGGAATAAAAAGAGCTACAAATAGACTCGGTGGAATAGAAGGTGGAATGACAACTGGAGAGGAAATAGTAATTAGATGCGCTATGAAACCAATACCAACACTATATAAACCGTTAAATTCTATAAGTATAAATACATTGAAAGGTTATACTGCAAGTATAGAAAGATCTGATAATTGTGCGGTTCCAGCATGCAGTATTGTTTGTGAAAATGTAGTTGCATTTGTTATATGTAAGTACTTTTTAGATAAAATTGGGGGAGATAATTTAGTAGATTTAAAAGCTAATTATAACTCATATATAAAAAGGTTAGGTGAAAGAGGATGGAAAAAATAA
- a CDS encoding GAF domain-containing SpoIIE family protein phosphatase has product MSNSNNDVSKMKNLVDISAMVTQSTDFFNIKDRIVEKMLEVVHPAKACVNLFYKNNYQHAYLVCSETLEYIPQVFPMNSPRGVKINFNEYPKYVHEAVKTKKIIYIKNIFEDDRAKEERELAKAEGYVGRIVFPFIINDAVVGFMTCFLTITDYITDQDIDFISSVASLISLSIEITTKNNNTQLLVHKLRGAISSINEATRKLYLNKNIHGFLEHLSKQACNITNSKEAIIIINEQEYRNKVFNCYNTEDKNKINVYPIVESILEQEAMGAYSNNVGVNCKDGSKIESYIYYKLKDKNEIIGCIVCANSQNYTNDDLNILSILAKQVAVGMKLYEYNAEEVKHRVLANELNILNQQQKLIMDKSQLDCNEQKELTYYHRPARVVGGDFYYAMRVDEENIFYIVADVMGHGMISNYVVAMIKGAFKVLCNQYQTPGEIMTNLNSMLYDEFDKMGVFTTCLISKVNTAKNIMSVSNAGHYSPIIIKEDGTVCRAIECKKGIPIGIMDDAEYDNNTFEINKYPMICMYTDGVLEIKNATKEEYGTSRLECFLKENFKFKPDYVIDNLKVELKEFAGKDSYDDDILVVMLKDK; this is encoded by the coding sequence ATGAGTAATTCTAATAATGATGTTAGCAAGATGAAAAATTTAGTAGATATATCCGCTATGGTAACTCAATCGACAGATTTTTTTAACATAAAAGATAGGATTGTAGAAAAGATGCTTGAAGTAGTACATCCAGCTAAGGCATGTGTTAACTTATTTTATAAAAATAATTACCAACATGCTTACTTAGTGTGTTCGGAAACTTTAGAATATATACCACAAGTATTCCCAATGAATAGCCCAAGAGGGGTTAAAATAAACTTTAATGAATATCCAAAATATGTTCATGAAGCTGTTAAGACAAAGAAGATAATTTATATAAAAAATATATTTGAAGATGACAGAGCGAAAGAAGAAAGAGAATTAGCTAAGGCAGAAGGATATGTAGGTCGTATTGTATTTCCTTTTATAATAAATGATGCAGTTGTAGGATTTATGACATGTTTTTTAACAATTACTGATTATATTACAGACCAAGATATAGACTTTATATCATCAGTAGCATCTTTAATAAGTTTATCTATAGAAATAACTACTAAGAATAACAATACTCAATTACTTGTACATAAACTTAGAGGTGCAATATCTTCTATAAATGAAGCAACTAGAAAATTATATTTAAATAAAAATATACATGGATTCTTAGAACATTTAAGTAAGCAGGCATGTAATATAACAAATAGTAAAGAAGCTATAATAATAATAAATGAACAAGAATATAGAAATAAGGTATTTAACTGTTATAATACGGAAGATAAAAATAAGATAAATGTATATCCTATAGTCGAAAGTATTTTAGAACAAGAAGCAATGGGAGCGTATAGCAATAACGTTGGAGTTAACTGTAAAGATGGTAGCAAGATAGAAAGTTACATTTATTATAAATTAAAAGATAAAAATGAAATAATTGGATGTATAGTATGTGCAAATAGCCAAAATTACACTAATGATGATTTAAATATATTAAGTATATTAGCGAAACAGGTTGCTGTTGGGATGAAGCTATATGAGTATAATGCCGAAGAAGTAAAACATAGGGTATTAGCTAATGAGCTTAACATATTAAACCAACAGCAAAAACTTATAATGGATAAAAGTCAACTAGATTGTAATGAACAAAAAGAATTAACTTATTACCATAGGCCAGCAAGAGTAGTTGGTGGGGACTTCTACTATGCTATGAGGGTTGATGAAGAAAATATATTTTATATAGTAGCGGATGTTATGGGACATGGTATGATATCAAACTATGTGGTTGCAATGATAAAAGGAGCTTTTAAAGTACTTTGTAATCAATACCAAACACCAGGAGAAATAATGACAAATTTAAATAGTATGCTTTACGATGAATTTGATAAAATGGGTGTATTTACAACTTGTTTAATAAGTAAGGTTAATACTGCTAAAAACATTATGAGTGTTTCTAATGCCGGTCATTATAGTCCTATAATAATAAAAGAAGATGGGACAGTATGTAGAGCTATTGAATGTAAAAAGGGAATTCCAATAGGTATAATGGATGATGCAGAGTATGACAATAACACTTTTGAAATAAATAAATATCCTATGATATGTATGTATACAGATGGGGTATTAGAAATAAAGAATGCAACAAAAGAGGAGTATGGAACATCTAGATTAGAATGTTTCTTGAAAGAAAACTTTAAGTTTAAACCGGATTATGTAATAGATAATTTGAAAGTTGAACTAAAAGAATTTGCGGGTAAAGATAGTTACGATGACGACATACTAGTAGTTATGCTAAAAGATAAATAA
- a CDS encoding NAD(P)/FAD-dependent oxidoreductase, with protein sequence MKKVVIIGAGAAGMMAASVAADRGLDVVLIEKNHKVGRKILITGKGRCNITNDCEIEELIENVPKNGKFLYSAFYTFTNTDVIEMFNNLGVKTKTERGKRVFPESDKAHDIANALEKQINNKKVKLLLNTKVDKIISKDNKIEKVILNNKKEIKCDSVIIATGGLSYPLTGSTGDGYKFAKTLGHTITDIKPSLIGMEVQENYVSDLEKLALRNISISVYNSKNKKVYDDFGELEFTKYGLDGPVIKSASCRMKDTTKENYKIVIDLKPALDEEKLDKRIQKDFQKYTNKKFEKALDDLLPKKLIPIIIKLSDIDHDTVVHQISREQRKNLVKLFKNLTFTLKRYRPIEEAIITSGGIKVSEINASTMESKLVEGLFFAGEVIDVDAYTGGFNLQIAFSTGYLAGYYC encoded by the coding sequence TTGAAAAAGGTAGTTATAATAGGAGCTGGTGCAGCAGGCATGATGGCAGCATCTGTAGCAGCAGACAGAGGATTAGATGTAGTACTAATTGAAAAAAATCATAAAGTAGGACGAAAAATATTAATTACTGGAAAAGGTAGATGTAATATAACTAATGATTGTGAAATAGAAGAATTAATAGAAAATGTACCTAAAAATGGGAAATTTTTATATAGTGCTTTTTATACTTTCACAAATACCGATGTTATAGAAATGTTTAATAATTTGGGAGTTAAAACAAAAACTGAAAGAGGAAAAAGAGTATTTCCAGAAAGTGATAAAGCTCATGATATAGCAAATGCTCTAGAAAAGCAAATTAATAATAAAAAAGTAAAGCTACTTTTAAATACTAAAGTAGATAAAATAATATCTAAAGATAACAAGATTGAAAAAGTTATACTTAATAATAAAAAAGAAATAAAGTGTGATTCTGTAATAATAGCTACCGGAGGATTAAGCTATCCTCTTACGGGTTCAACAGGTGATGGATATAAGTTTGCTAAAACTTTAGGGCATACTATTACAGATATAAAACCTTCGTTAATAGGAATGGAAGTACAGGAAAATTACGTATCAGATTTAGAAAAATTAGCTCTTAGAAATATATCAATTTCGGTATATAATAGCAAAAATAAAAAGGTTTACGATGATTTTGGGGAGTTAGAATTTACAAAGTATGGATTAGATGGTCCAGTTATTAAATCTGCTAGTTGCAGAATGAAAGATACTACTAAGGAAAACTATAAGATAGTAATAGACTTGAAACCTGCGTTAGATGAGGAAAAGTTAGATAAAAGAATTCAAAAAGACTTTCAAAAGTATACTAATAAAAAATTTGAAAAGGCATTGGATGATTTGCTACCAAAAAAACTAATACCTATAATAATAAAACTAAGTGATATAGATCATGATACAGTAGTACATCAAATATCTAGAGAGCAAAGAAAGAATTTAGTTAAATTATTTAAAAACTTAACTTTTACATTAAAAAGATATAGACCTATAGAAGAGGCTATTATAACTTCTGGAGGGATAAAAGTAAGTGAAATAAATGCAAGTACAATGGAATCGAAGCTAGTTGAAGGATTATTTTTCGCGGGAGAAGTTATAGATGTGGATGCATACACAGGTGGATTTAATCTTCAAATTGCGTTTTCAACAGGATATTTAGCAGGATATTATTGTTAG
- a CDS encoding alpha/beta-type small acid-soluble spore protein — MSNNNNNNQKAVPQAKQALNQMKLEIANELGMSNYQQMDKGNLTARENGYVGGYMTKKLVEMAEQQMAGKQQ, encoded by the coding sequence ATGTCAAACAACAACAATAATAATCAAAAAGCAGTACCACAAGCTAAACAAGCATTAAATCAAATGAAATTAGAAATAGCTAATGAATTAGGTATGTCTAACTACCAACAAATGGACAAAGGTAATTTAACAGCTAGAGAAAATGGATATGTTGGTGGATATATGACTAAAAAATTAGTTGAGATGGCTGAACAACAAATGGCTGGAAAACAACAATAA